In one window of Schistosoma mansoni, WGS project CABG00000000 data, supercontig 0037, strain Puerto Rico, whole genome shotgun sequence DNA:
- a CDS encoding protocadherin gamma, putative — protein MNKGTILVIISLYIIFILIVQSINDVPLRVDIVEESPTGSIIPGIAEYLQQLISREQIKGLTQTTTFQLINDGTFSNLFSLDPNTGRLIVSGRIDREALCSSWDNNAGTSASVGINSNINDIVATQRNSNLMNGNEFLNSPTNECLQALNILIISRTNQESSHLTTGTGEKHAETPVKTTRILIHVIIHDINDNAPRWHENSLLHVSFVETPSSSNNNGWNTVQTVLRPINENDAIRNAKSIDRAYDPDMGQNGTIVYRLIGPGADYFRLADNFNRKTNHDNNDQYHKTKDFAGQGGVYNLTLLASDLGNPPKSTSIPLLITLIDVNDHIPQFHNLINQYEVNSHLNSNNNNNNLESNYVIYRPLNGNLRETLPIGSFVLQLNASDQDDGLHSKLVYGFCPCDRNLAQNYFKIDSITGRITVNDFPVAINL, from the exons ATGAATAAAGGGACAATTCTAGTCATTATATCATTgtatattattttcattctaaTTGTACAAAGTATTAATGATGTTCCATTACGTGTAGACATTGTAGAAGAAAGTCCAACTGGAAGTATAATACCTGGAATAGCTGAATATTTACAACAATTAATATCTCGTGAACAAATAAAAGGTTTAACACAAACAACAACATTTCAATTGATTAATGACGGtacattttcaaatttattcagCTTAGATCCAAATACAGGTCGATTAATTGTTAGTGGACGCATTGATCGGGAAGCTTTATGTTCATCATGGGATAATAATGCCGGTACTAGTGCTTCTGTTGGaattaatagtaatattaatgataTCGTTGCAacacaaagaaattcaaatttaatGAATGGAAATGAATTTCTGAATTCTCCAACAAATGAATGTTTACAAGCTTTAAACATATTAATTATCTCACGAACTAATCAGGAATCATCTCATTTGACTACTGGAACTGGCGAAAAACATGCTGAGACACCGGTTAAAACGACAAGGATATTAATACATGTAATAATACACGATATTAATGATAATGCACCTAGATGGCATGAAAACAGTCTTCTACATGTAAGCTTTGTTGAAACACCCTCATCATCAAATAACAATGGATGGAATACTGTTCAGACAGTTCTACGACCTATCAATGAAAATGATGCAATtagaaatgcaaaatcaattgaTCGTGCTTATGATCCAGATATGGGTCAGAACGGTACAATTGTTTATCGTTTAATTGGCCCAGGTGCAGATTATTTTCGATTAGCAGATAATTTTAACAGAAAAACAAATCATGACAATAATGATCAATATCATA AAACAAAGGATTTTGCTGGACAAGGAGGTGTTTACAATTTAACTTTGTTAGCAAGTGATTTAGGTAATCCTCCGAAAAGTACAAGTATACCACTTTTAATCACTTTAATCGATGTGAATGATCATATACCACAATTTCATAATCTAATTAATCAATATGAAGTAAATAGCCATTTGAattcgaataataataataataatctcgaatCAAATTACGTAATCTATAGACCACTGAATGGTAATTTACGTGAAACATTACCTATAGGTAGTTTTGTATTACAATTAAATGCGTCCGATCAAGATGACGGATTACATTCAAAGCTAGTGTATGGATTTTGTCCATGTGATCGTAATTTAGCACAGAATTATTTTAAGATAGATTCTATCACAGGACGTATTACT GTTAATGATTTTCCAGTTGCTATCAACCTATAA